A genomic window from Providencia alcalifaciens includes:
- the cyoA gene encoding cytochrome o ubiquinol oxidase subunit II translates to MRLMNYKKSIGAISLVAAALLLGGCDMVLMDPKGAVGVKQKELILIAIGLMLLVVIPVIFMAFIFAVKYRESNKSATYRPNWAHSNKIELVCWTVPIIIIIILGAITWKTTHELDPYQPLVSDQEPVTIQVISADWKWIFIYPDQGIATVNEIAFPTGVPVNFKITSDSVMNSFFIPSLGGQIYAMAGMQTKLHLIANEPGTYKGFSASYSGHGFSDMKFNAIATADRQGFDEWVQKVKASPKTMDTMQAFDEVAKPSMNVPVTYFSSVKPKLYEDIIMKFGHEHHKGHAPVDTNNEANHSMQMGNTAQAQESTGQSMHMSHNAPAGAEE, encoded by the coding sequence ATGAGACTTATGAACTACAAAAAAAGCATTGGAGCAATCTCACTTGTTGCAGCAGCCTTATTATTAGGTGGTTGCGATATGGTGTTGATGGATCCTAAAGGCGCCGTTGGCGTAAAACAAAAAGAGCTGATTCTTATTGCAATCGGCTTGATGCTCCTTGTTGTGATTCCTGTTATTTTTATGGCGTTTATCTTCGCTGTAAAATATCGTGAGTCCAATAAGTCAGCTACTTATCGTCCTAACTGGGCTCACTCTAACAAAATTGAGTTAGTCTGCTGGACAGTTCCTATCATTATTATCATTATTCTGGGTGCTATCACTTGGAAGACGACTCATGAGCTGGACCCGTATCAGCCATTAGTTAGTGATCAGGAACCTGTTACCATTCAAGTTATTTCAGCTGACTGGAAATGGATCTTTATCTATCCAGATCAAGGTATTGCTACAGTCAATGAAATCGCATTCCCTACTGGTGTTCCTGTAAATTTCAAAATCACGTCTGATTCTGTGATGAACTCATTCTTCATCCCATCTTTAGGTGGACAGATCTACGCGATGGCAGGCATGCAAACAAAACTTCACTTAATCGCTAACGAACCAGGTACCTATAAAGGCTTCTCAGCCAGCTATAGCGGTCACGGGTTCTCAGATATGAAGTTCAATGCTATTGCAACAGCAGATCGCCAAGGCTTCGATGAGTGGGTACAGAAAGTAAAAGCATCACCTAAAACTATGGATACGATGCAGGCATTCGACGAAGTTGCTAAACCTAGCATGAACGTTCCTGTTACCTACTTCTCTAGCGTGAAACCTAAACTTTATGAAGACATCATTATGAAGTTTGGTCATGAGCACCATAAAGGTCACGCTCCTGTAGATACTAATAATGAAGCAAATCATTCTATGCAGATGGGCAATACTGCTCAAGCGCAAGAATCTACAGGTCAATCAATGCATATGAGCCATAACGCTCCTGCAGGCGCTGAGGAATAA
- a CDS encoding outer membrane protein OmpK: MKKTLLCAAALASLAGTANAENFLGYQNGFADINVNYLDWSRHTENKSKNTTHKEDFAYFELEGGANFNWGELYGFFDVENPFNKQHEDPGKNQRYTLKTTARVYIADTGFNLYGHVYGTWSLPGDKHGGNFHEVNTLYGIGYNTSIGDLWFKPFVALHYVDQTYYSGNNGYVVGWVAGYNFKMFQEDFMITNWHEMEFARHERYGNGGRDGVNGALAFWWNATPHLAAGVQYRYADNKLGDDFYQDAIIYTLKYNF, encoded by the coding sequence ATGAAAAAAACACTACTCTGTGCTGCTGCTTTAGCATCATTGGCAGGAACTGCAAATGCTGAAAATTTTCTTGGGTATCAGAATGGTTTCGCAGATATCAACGTGAACTATCTCGACTGGTCCCGTCATACAGAAAATAAATCTAAAAATACAACCCATAAGGAAGATTTCGCTTACTTCGAGTTAGAAGGTGGCGCTAATTTCAATTGGGGTGAATTATATGGTTTCTTTGATGTTGAAAACCCATTTAATAAACAGCATGAAGATCCAGGCAAAAACCAACGTTATACGCTGAAAACAACAGCTCGTGTCTATATTGCAGATACTGGATTCAACTTATACGGCCACGTTTATGGTACTTGGTCTTTACCAGGTGACAAACATGGCGGCAACTTCCATGAAGTCAACACACTGTATGGTATAGGTTATAACACCTCGATTGGTGATCTGTGGTTCAAACCTTTCGTGGCTTTGCACTATGTTGACCAAACCTATTATTCCGGTAATAACGGCTATGTGGTTGGTTGGGTTGCAGGTTACAACTTCAAAATGTTCCAAGAAGATTTCATGATCACTAACTGGCATGAAATGGAATTTGCACGTCATGAGCGTTATGGTAACGGTGGTCGTGATGGCGTGAACGGCGCATTAGCTTTCTGGTGGAACGCGACGCCACATTTAGCTGCGGGTGTTCAATATCGTTATGCTGATAATAAATTAGGTGATGACTTCTACCAAGATGCAATCATTTATACATTAAAGTATAACTTCTAG
- the ampG gene encoding muropeptide MFS transporter AmpG, with product MPRFTLPKFTLPNNVTLILLGFVSGLPLALTAGTLQAWLTVEKIDIKTIGFFSLVGQAYVLKFLWSPMMDRYTPPFLGRRRGWLLTTQILLVISIAAMSFMNPSEHLWWLAALAVTVAFCSASQDIVFDAYKTDLLSAEERGIGAATSVMGYRISMLVSGGLALWLADKFLTWQQLYLVMAGLMFIGVFATLFAKEPQENTAPPTSLKDAIYEPLAEFFSRNNAWLILLLLIFYKMGDAFVMALNTNFLLNALGFSLSEVGTVNKTVGMAATIIGALFGGYLMKNMSLFKALFVFGVLQGGSNIGYWFLAVTPPNIISMGSIIFLENIFSGMGTAAFVALLMTLCNKSLSATQFALLSALSAVGRVYIGPVASIFVSTYGWPMFYLISIGVAVPGVLLLLACRTSLLYTQDTGEFQRREFFPREYKIAVYALMAAVFTLAVWLISLLITSFAGVKVYLFTSHISLWLSLPSYQNLIFNIGIAIGTISLIVGGTLDFLAVRKTIKHKPS from the coding sequence CCAATAATGTTACCTTAATTTTACTGGGATTCGTCTCAGGGTTGCCCTTGGCATTAACCGCGGGAACATTACAAGCTTGGTTAACCGTTGAAAAAATTGACATTAAAACCATCGGTTTCTTTTCTCTTGTCGGTCAAGCCTACGTTTTAAAATTTCTATGGTCCCCTATGATGGATCGTTATACCCCCCCATTTTTAGGGCGTCGCAGAGGGTGGTTATTAACAACGCAAATTTTGCTTGTTATTAGCATTGCCGCCATGAGTTTTATGAACCCGTCGGAACATCTTTGGTGGTTAGCTGCGTTAGCAGTCACTGTAGCATTCTGTTCCGCATCCCAAGATATTGTCTTTGATGCCTATAAAACAGATTTACTAAGCGCAGAAGAGCGAGGTATTGGTGCAGCAACATCTGTCATGGGATATCGCATCAGTATGTTGGTTTCTGGGGGATTAGCACTTTGGCTTGCTGATAAATTCTTAACGTGGCAACAGCTTTACTTAGTCATGGCTGGTCTGATGTTTATTGGGGTCTTCGCTACCTTATTCGCAAAAGAGCCTCAAGAAAACACCGCCCCACCAACGTCTTTAAAAGATGCTATTTATGAGCCACTTGCCGAATTTTTTAGCCGAAATAATGCATGGCTGATTTTGTTGCTTCTCATCTTTTATAAAATGGGTGATGCTTTCGTTATGGCGCTAAATACTAACTTTTTACTTAATGCTCTTGGCTTTAGTTTAAGCGAAGTGGGTACAGTAAATAAAACCGTTGGTATGGCGGCTACAATCATCGGGGCCCTATTTGGGGGTTATCTGATGAAAAATATGAGCCTATTTAAAGCATTATTCGTCTTCGGTGTGCTCCAAGGTGGCTCGAATATTGGCTACTGGTTCCTCGCAGTAACACCACCAAATATTATTAGCATGGGATCTATTATATTCCTCGAAAATATCTTTTCAGGAATGGGAACCGCGGCATTTGTCGCCTTATTAATGACCTTATGTAATAAGTCTTTATCAGCGACTCAATTTGCCTTGCTTTCAGCATTATCCGCTGTCGGTCGTGTTTATATCGGTCCTGTCGCAAGTATTTTTGTCAGTACCTACGGCTGGCCAATGTTCTACTTAATCTCCATCGGCGTTGCAGTACCGGGGGTTTTATTACTACTCGCTTGCCGAACTTCGTTGTTATACACCCAAGATACGGGAGAGTTTCAACGCAGAGAGTTTTTTCCTCGCGAATATAAAATTGCGGTTTATGCACTAATGGCAGCAGTATTTACACTGGCGGTTTGGTTAATTAGTTTACTAATCACATCATTTGCAGGGGTGAAAGTTTACTTGTTTACTTCCCATATTTCCTTGTGGTTATCGCTCCCTTCTTATCAGAATCTCATATTTAACATAGGTATAGCCATTGGAACCATCAGCCTTATTGTCGGTGGAACCCTCGACTTCCTCGCTGTCCGCAAAACCATAAAACATAAACCTTCCTGA